One segment of Anatilimnocola aggregata DNA contains the following:
- a CDS encoding efflux RND transporter permease subunit, giving the protein MAKFFIDRPIFAAVISVLITLAGLIAVGVLSVAQYPEITPPTVQVSCTYPGASARVVANTVAAPIEQQVIGVENALYMSSQSTNDGGYSLTVTFEVGTNLDMAQVLVQNRVNLALPSLPSEVKATGVSVKKKSPNILLVVNLISPKGTYDQLYLSNYATIQIRDELAQIKGVGDVTYLGQLDYSMRAWLDPERMAARDLVASDVVAALREQNVQVAAGALGRPPVPTGQAFQYTLSTLGRLTDPEEFGDIIVKMGSQGELTRMRDLVTDRREDERGKKFGGIELGAKVQDTSCSLDGQPSIGLAIFQQPGSNALSTAESIRTTMDGLKKNFPPDLDYAIVYDTTPFIDESIHEVFKALRDAIILVAIVVLAFLQSWRATIIPLIAVPVAIVGTFAVMLGLGFSLNNLSLFGLVLAIGIVVDDAIVVVEAVEHHLEHGLSPKEAARKAMDEVTGPIIAISLVLMCVFIPCAFISGITGQFFRQFALTIAVSTFFSAVNSLTLSPALCGLLLRAKHEQSDPLTWLINLTLGWFFKLFNLAFTYTAEGYSQLVRMMLRVSFIVLLVYGGLLYLTYFAFTQVPIGFIPSQDKGYLLVDVRLPDSASLERTQAVMAQVEKIARGEGSTAHAAGEHAGEHTGDSHGATGGIPGIGHTITISGQSIVQNAIGSNYGTVYVVLDEFHHRHGSDLGADAIAAKLRAACFREVQEAQVDVFGAPAVDGLGSAGGFKFMVRDVGALGLESLQEATDGLTTAGNTELTRQPKQAADSSPAPGTEREPVLVGLSSAFRASTPQMFVDIDRERCKAMGVPLSEVFLTLQVYLGGYYTNDFNQFGRTWQVNLQGDPSFRLTPEAVRQLKVRNLSGEMVPLGSVASISPNGGPALVIRYNGVAAAAVNGASLPGVSSGTVIKSIDELAAHELSQGMNLQWTELTFLQIKAGNTAMIVFALAVVLVFLVLAAQYESLTLPLAVILVVPMCLLCSVIGVALAGMDINIFVQIGFVVLVGLASKNAILIVEFAKGKSAEGASPADATVEACRLRLRPIIMTSLAFILGVVPLALAVGAGAEMRSTLGIAVFSGMLGVTLFGIFLTPVFYYVIVSLTGTSAAPSSAPVPAGKADGHAAGAKHSPS; this is encoded by the coding sequence GTGGCTAAGTTTTTCATCGATCGCCCCATCTTCGCAGCCGTCATCTCAGTGCTGATCACGCTCGCGGGGCTGATTGCAGTCGGCGTGCTTTCGGTCGCACAGTATCCCGAGATTACACCGCCGACGGTGCAAGTCAGCTGCACCTATCCTGGTGCCAGCGCGCGGGTTGTTGCCAACACGGTCGCCGCGCCAATCGAGCAGCAAGTGATTGGCGTCGAGAACGCGCTCTACATGAGTTCGCAGAGCACCAACGACGGTGGCTACAGCTTGACCGTCACGTTTGAGGTGGGCACCAATCTCGACATGGCGCAGGTGCTGGTGCAGAACCGGGTGAACCTGGCCCTGCCAAGCTTGCCGTCCGAGGTCAAAGCGACCGGCGTGAGCGTCAAAAAGAAGTCGCCGAACATTCTGCTCGTCGTTAATCTGATCTCGCCCAAAGGGACGTACGACCAGCTCTATCTGAGTAACTACGCGACCATTCAGATTCGTGATGAGTTGGCCCAAATCAAGGGGGTGGGGGACGTCACTTACCTCGGCCAGCTCGATTACAGCATGCGAGCCTGGCTCGATCCCGAACGGATGGCCGCCCGAGATCTGGTCGCCAGTGACGTGGTCGCAGCGCTCCGCGAGCAGAACGTGCAGGTCGCCGCCGGCGCGCTCGGTCGCCCTCCTGTTCCCACCGGACAAGCCTTTCAATACACGCTCAGTACTTTGGGTCGCTTGACCGATCCAGAAGAGTTTGGCGACATCATCGTGAAGATGGGGAGCCAAGGCGAGCTGACCCGCATGCGCGACCTGGTGACGGATCGGCGCGAGGATGAACGGGGCAAAAAGTTCGGCGGCATCGAGCTTGGCGCAAAAGTGCAAGACACCTCGTGCAGCCTCGACGGGCAACCTTCGATCGGGCTGGCGATCTTTCAACAGCCCGGGTCCAACGCGCTGAGTACGGCAGAATCGATTCGCACGACGATGGATGGGCTGAAGAAAAACTTTCCGCCCGATCTGGATTACGCCATCGTCTACGACACGACACCCTTCATCGACGAGTCGATTCACGAGGTGTTCAAGGCCCTCCGCGATGCGATCATCCTGGTCGCCATTGTGGTGCTCGCGTTTTTGCAATCCTGGCGGGCTACGATCATCCCGCTGATTGCCGTGCCGGTCGCGATTGTCGGCACCTTCGCGGTCATGCTGGGTTTGGGCTTCAGCTTGAATAATCTGTCGCTGTTCGGCCTGGTGCTGGCCATCGGCATTGTGGTCGATGATGCGATCGTCGTCGTGGAAGCGGTCGAGCATCATCTCGAGCACGGACTATCGCCCAAGGAAGCTGCCCGCAAAGCGATGGACGAAGTCACCGGGCCAATCATTGCGATTTCGCTCGTGTTGATGTGCGTGTTCATACCGTGTGCCTTTATTTCCGGCATCACGGGGCAGTTCTTTCGCCAGTTCGCCTTGACGATTGCAGTTTCCACCTTCTTTTCAGCGGTCAACTCCCTCACGCTCAGCCCGGCGTTGTGCGGCCTGTTGCTGCGAGCCAAGCACGAGCAAAGTGATCCGCTGACGTGGTTAATCAATCTGACGCTCGGCTGGTTCTTCAAGCTCTTCAACCTGGCCTTCACCTACACCGCCGAAGGGTACAGCCAGTTGGTGCGGATGATGCTGCGGGTGAGCTTTATTGTGCTCTTGGTGTATGGCGGGCTGTTGTACCTCACGTATTTCGCCTTCACGCAAGTGCCGATCGGTTTTATTCCGTCGCAAGATAAAGGCTACCTACTGGTCGATGTGCGTCTGCCCGACTCAGCTTCGCTCGAGCGAACACAAGCCGTGATGGCCCAGGTCGAGAAGATCGCCCGTGGCGAGGGTTCCACCGCGCACGCGGCCGGAGAACATGCCGGCGAACACACTGGTGACAGTCACGGCGCAACGGGGGGCATCCCGGGCATTGGGCATACGATTACTATCTCTGGTCAATCGATCGTGCAGAACGCGATTGGTTCAAACTACGGCACTGTGTATGTCGTGCTCGATGAATTTCACCATCGGCACGGTAGCGATCTAGGAGCCGACGCAATTGCCGCGAAGTTGCGGGCCGCTTGTTTCCGCGAGGTGCAGGAAGCGCAGGTCGATGTGTTCGGAGCACCGGCTGTCGATGGTCTGGGAAGCGCCGGTGGATTCAAGTTCATGGTGCGCGATGTGGGTGCTCTTGGTCTGGAATCGCTGCAAGAGGCGACCGACGGACTCACCACCGCGGGAAACACAGAGCTCACACGTCAACCGAAGCAAGCGGCCGATTCGAGCCCAGCGCCGGGCACCGAACGGGAGCCGGTGCTGGTTGGCCTGTCCAGCGCGTTTCGGGCCAGTACGCCACAGATGTTTGTCGATATCGATCGCGAACGGTGCAAGGCGATGGGCGTGCCGCTGAGTGAAGTCTTCCTCACGCTGCAGGTTTATCTCGGCGGTTATTACACCAACGACTTCAATCAGTTTGGTCGTACCTGGCAGGTGAACCTGCAAGGTGACCCCAGCTTTCGCCTCACTCCCGAGGCGGTGCGCCAGCTTAAAGTTCGTAACCTTTCGGGCGAAATGGTGCCGCTGGGTAGCGTGGCGAGCATCAGTCCCAACGGCGGCCCGGCCCTGGTGATTCGTTACAACGGCGTCGCTGCCGCAGCAGTCAACGGAGCGTCGCTCCCGGGCGTCAGTTCGGGCACTGTCATCAAATCAATCGATGAGTTGGCCGCGCACGAATTGTCGCAGGGGATGAATCTGCAATGGACCGAGCTGACGTTTTTGCAAATCAAAGCTGGCAATACGGCCATGATTGTGTTTGCCCTGGCGGTTGTACTGGTGTTCCTCGTTCTCGCCGCCCAGTACGAAAGCCTGACGCTGCCGCTGGCCGTCATTTTGGTTGTCCCCATGTGCCTTTTGTGCTCGGTGATTGGGGTGGCCTTGGCTGGCATGGACATCAACATCTTCGTGCAGATTGGCTTTGTGGTGCTCGTCGGACTGGCGAGCAAGAATGCAATTCTGATCGTCGAATTTGCCAAGGGGAAATCGGCAGAAGGTGCTTCACCGGCCGATGCGACCGTCGAAGCTTGCCGCCTGCGCTTGCGGCCAATCATCATGACCTCGCTGGCCTTCATTCTCGGCGTGGTGCCGCTGGCCCTGGCCGTTGGCGCGGGTGCCGAAATGCGCAGCACCCTCGGCATCGCGGTCTTTTCCGGCATGCTCGGCGTCACGCTCTTCGGGATCTTCCTCACGCCTGTCTTCTACTACGTCATCGTCAGCCTGACGGGAACGTCGGCCGCGCCCAGCAGTGCTCCTGTCCCCGCGGGCAAAGCAGACGGTCACGCCGCCGGAGCTAAGCACAGCCCCAGTTGA
- a CDS encoding tetratricopeptide repeat protein, whose product MLALRRQLSLVCLVCALVVHHSAAFAQEEAAAPSAAAIQRAIKNLGHDDYPVREAASKELWSWGTTVEAALQQAALSTDAEIRLRAKTILEKFELGITPDSPPEYEMLITAFRQNTIDEKQTTLHQLINEKKIKLAFKLARAESDPSQRDSLLSSASRQAQRYVPDLLVNDEIDEAESILESIEMTLDPSLERLTAMLLVSGRLPDRLKRAEEQLARAPSFATAKRLVYLRRASGDLVGAADLAGKHQLHYYQRAILIENNDWKGAAALQQEMFKVPNLAAETLAFGAALHFFAGDEPAVEFRLQTLREIAPEQLSKHWDAAEAHLVCERHEQALQLLATCTPGAASLLHELRFDYARSQQLAGVTKESVLDDAWFGNLVDGGLVATQKTLPRGEFARNIAKQLHYLGERERARQVLAVMRKAAELDKSGQLWPVVIQTSIYCGDRQQALADLNVALGRPNITPSAMFRAMYDQPQDAVLAELLYARLGTEDEQRRLSLATMDQVFGPIGMPDEMRGPINAQIVETIEPFMGTPDHRQLKLGELMLKLGDRQQARRWFEAASSSYSDALVRLGDLAREERDWPVAIKHYRAAADKLPVLPLPRFLLSYSLLQNGETDEAKQQQRRASLAALSPVGRLALAGQLKERGLFAEATEQARIVELTANPTVQYPTLAAGHLRGNLVFQQSPAVAAEVWQRWLLSQLVGVNNYTQFDHYLTDPEVIHRNRGRALLAAGKTDLALAEVKRVLAIIPGNVRVLEEFVPLLERAGREKEASELLESVARRYEQVIRDYPQTSNHRRELALLFARCNRRRDEALALAQAAVKLEEQTALNHDALAEIHFLRGEQGAAISAGQRAAAIERNNPKYRERLAQWEKGPAK is encoded by the coding sequence GTGCTCGCGTTGCGACGACAACTCTCGCTCGTCTGCCTGGTCTGCGCGCTGGTCGTCCATCATTCGGCGGCATTCGCTCAGGAAGAAGCGGCGGCTCCTTCAGCGGCGGCAATTCAACGGGCGATCAAGAATCTGGGGCACGACGACTATCCCGTGCGCGAAGCGGCTTCGAAAGAACTCTGGAGCTGGGGCACGACCGTCGAGGCAGCCCTGCAGCAGGCCGCGCTCAGTACCGATGCCGAGATTCGTTTGCGGGCCAAGACGATTCTGGAGAAGTTCGAACTGGGGATCACGCCCGATTCGCCACCTGAATACGAAATGTTGATTACTGCCTTTCGCCAGAACACGATCGACGAGAAGCAAACCACACTCCATCAGTTAATCAACGAGAAGAAAATCAAGCTGGCCTTCAAGTTGGCACGTGCCGAAAGCGACCCCAGTCAGCGAGATTCGTTGCTTTCGAGTGCCAGTCGACAGGCGCAGCGCTACGTACCCGATTTGCTGGTGAATGACGAGATTGACGAAGCGGAGTCGATTCTCGAATCGATCGAGATGACGCTCGATCCTTCGCTGGAGCGATTGACCGCGATGCTCCTCGTATCCGGCCGCCTTCCCGATCGCTTGAAACGGGCCGAAGAGCAACTGGCCCGGGCGCCATCGTTTGCGACTGCCAAACGGCTGGTCTATTTGCGCCGGGCCAGCGGCGACCTGGTCGGAGCCGCCGACCTGGCCGGCAAACATCAGTTGCACTATTACCAGCGGGCGATCTTGATCGAGAACAACGATTGGAAAGGTGCGGCCGCTCTGCAGCAAGAGATGTTCAAGGTGCCCAATCTGGCGGCGGAAACGCTCGCCTTCGGCGCGGCGCTGCACTTTTTTGCCGGCGACGAGCCAGCGGTGGAATTTCGGCTGCAAACCTTGCGGGAAATCGCTCCCGAGCAACTCTCGAAGCACTGGGATGCCGCCGAAGCGCACCTGGTGTGCGAGCGGCACGAGCAGGCGCTGCAATTGCTCGCGACCTGCACTCCCGGCGCAGCTTCGCTGCTGCATGAGCTGCGATTCGACTACGCCCGTTCGCAACAGTTGGCCGGCGTGACCAAAGAGTCGGTCTTGGACGACGCCTGGTTCGGCAACCTGGTCGACGGTGGGCTGGTGGCGACGCAGAAAACTCTTCCCCGCGGCGAGTTTGCCCGCAACATCGCCAAGCAGTTGCACTATTTGGGAGAGCGCGAGCGGGCGCGGCAAGTCTTGGCCGTCATGCGCAAGGCAGCTGAACTCGATAAGTCCGGGCAATTGTGGCCCGTCGTAATTCAAACCAGCATTTATTGCGGCGATCGCCAGCAGGCACTCGCCGATCTCAACGTGGCGCTCGGCAGGCCGAACATCACGCCAAGTGCTATGTTCCGCGCGATGTACGACCAGCCTCAAGATGCGGTGCTGGCCGAACTGTTGTATGCGCGCCTGGGAACCGAAGACGAGCAGCGGCGGTTGTCGCTAGCCACGATGGATCAAGTGTTCGGCCCCATTGGCATGCCCGACGAAATGCGCGGGCCAATCAACGCGCAGATTGTCGAGACCATCGAACCTTTCATGGGCACTCCCGATCATCGCCAGTTGAAGCTAGGGGAACTGATGCTCAAGCTCGGTGATCGACAGCAGGCGCGCCGTTGGTTCGAGGCTGCTTCGAGCAGTTACTCCGATGCGCTCGTTCGCTTGGGAGACCTCGCGCGCGAAGAAAGGGATTGGCCCGTCGCGATCAAGCATTATCGGGCCGCGGCAGACAAATTGCCGGTGTTGCCGTTGCCCCGGTTCTTGCTGAGCTATTCGCTGCTGCAGAATGGTGAAACGGACGAAGCGAAACAACAACAGCGGCGGGCCAGCCTCGCCGCGCTCTCGCCGGTGGGTCGCCTGGCACTGGCAGGCCAACTGAAGGAGCGCGGCCTGTTTGCCGAAGCGACGGAGCAGGCCCGCATTGTGGAACTGACGGCCAACCCCACCGTGCAGTATCCCACTTTGGCGGCCGGTCACTTGCGGGGGAACCTGGTATTTCAGCAGTCACCCGCAGTTGCCGCCGAAGTCTGGCAGCGCTGGCTGTTGAGCCAACTGGTGGGAGTGAACAACTACACGCAGTTCGATCATTACTTGACCGACCCGGAAGTCATCCATCGCAATCGTGGCCGAGCGTTGCTCGCCGCGGGCAAAACCGACTTGGCCCTGGCCGAAGTAAAACGCGTGCTGGCGATCATTCCGGGCAACGTCCGCGTCCTTGAAGAGTTCGTCCCGCTGCTCGAACGGGCTGGGCGCGAGAAAGAGGCCAGCGAATTACTCGAGTCTGTGGCCCGTCGCTACGAGCAGGTGATTCGCGACTATCCGCAGACATCGAATCATCGGCGCGAATTGGCACTGCTCTTCGCCCGCTGCAATCGCCGCCGCGATGAAGCGCTCGCGCTCGCTCAGGCAGCCGTCAAGCTCGAAGAGCAGACCGCGCTAAATCACGACGCGCTCGCCGAGATTCATTTCCTGCGCGGCGAACAAGGGGCTGCCATCTCCGCCGGCCAGCGCGCCGCAGCGATCGAACGGAATAATCCTAAATATCGCGAGCGGCTTGCCCAATGGGAAAAAGGGCCAGCGAAGTAG
- the purE gene encoding 5-(carboxyamino)imidazole ribonucleotide mutase, whose amino-acid sequence MNTQQPLVGVIMGSKSDWETMRHAAEMLTHFGVPHECRVVSAHRTPQWMCEYAASAEQRGLAVIIAGAGGAAHLPGMVASQTVLPVLGVPVQSRALSGLDSLLSIVQMPGGIPVGTLAIGEAGAKNAALLAVRMLAVNDDKLRQQLHDFHREQAAKVMQDTLP is encoded by the coding sequence ATGAACACACAACAACCGCTCGTCGGCGTGATCATGGGGAGCAAGTCCGATTGGGAGACCATGCGCCACGCTGCCGAAATGCTCACCCACTTTGGCGTGCCGCACGAATGCCGCGTCGTTTCTGCCCATCGCACGCCGCAATGGATGTGCGAATATGCCGCCTCAGCCGAGCAGCGCGGGCTGGCGGTCATCATCGCCGGGGCGGGCGGGGCAGCTCACTTGCCGGGCATGGTCGCTTCGCAAACGGTGCTGCCCGTCTTGGGTGTGCCAGTGCAAAGTCGCGCACTCTCGGGGCTCGACTCGCTCCTCTCAATCGTGCAAATGCCCGGGGGAATTCCCGTCGGCACTCTCGCCATTGGTGAAGCCGGGGCGAAGAACGCAGCACTCCTCGCCGTGCGCATGCTCGCCGTGAACGACGACAAACTGCGTCAGCAGTTGCACGACTTCCACCGCGAACAGGCCGCCAAGGTGATGCAAGACACGCTGCCGTAG
- a CDS encoding cupredoxin domain-containing protein translates to MHRRQLNALGALTISAIAASALANDSLLAGEEEAKWGNLSATFVYDGQPPERRLIKIDKDAAPLREPIYDRRLVVDPQTKAIRYVCAWLLVEDGKVPAIHADFASAAKEPVVLKIDNLQFEPFISAVRMGQKLIFRGIDRTGHDPYVSSPENPEFGRLINPSPDTERVLAKPTRWPAQVQCSLHPWENARLIVQAHPYVGISDRAGLVAIKNLPVGTHTFVFWHESTGAISKVKRGNTQEAWESGRVTIDIKPGENELGEILIKPEPRR, encoded by the coding sequence ATGCATCGTCGCCAATTAAATGCTCTGGGCGCGCTGACAATTAGTGCGATTGCCGCGTCTGCACTCGCCAACGACTCACTCTTGGCCGGTGAAGAAGAGGCCAAATGGGGCAACTTGTCGGCGACATTTGTCTATGACGGCCAGCCTCCGGAGCGGAGGCTAATCAAGATCGATAAAGACGCCGCGCCTCTCCGGGAGCCCATTTACGATCGAAGATTGGTCGTCGATCCCCAGACCAAGGCGATCCGGTACGTTTGTGCTTGGCTGCTTGTCGAAGATGGAAAAGTGCCAGCAATTCATGCGGACTTTGCGAGTGCAGCGAAGGAACCTGTCGTCCTCAAGATCGACAACCTGCAATTCGAGCCTTTCATCAGCGCAGTTCGCATGGGTCAGAAACTGATCTTCCGTGGGATTGATCGCACCGGGCATGATCCTTACGTCAGCAGTCCTGAGAATCCCGAATTCGGCCGGCTCATTAACCCCAGTCCCGACACCGAACGAGTTCTTGCTAAGCCCACACGCTGGCCCGCGCAGGTTCAATGCTCTCTTCACCCCTGGGAAAACGCCCGCCTGATTGTGCAAGCTCATCCTTACGTCGGTATCTCTGATCGCGCCGGTCTGGTCGCAATTAAGAATCTGCCCGTCGGCACCCACACGTTTGTCTTTTGGCACGAATCAACCGGTGCCATCAGCAAAGTAAAACGCGGCAACACACAGGAAGCCTGGGAGAGCGGGCGAGTCACCATTGACATTAAGCCGGGTGAAAACGAACTCGGCGAGATTCTGATCAAGCCAGAACCTCGCCGCTAG
- a CDS encoding cytochrome-c peroxidase has translation MLCFPSIRTLVAAGCGLALCFALASYAGAEPPAPPKGLGAITYPENNPHTAEKVELGKQLYFDKRLSRDNTVSCATCHDPDKGWSNGDTFATGVRGQRGGRSSPSIVNSAYSTLQFWDGRATHLEGQALGPIQNPIEMDMTIDEVVAKLNKIAGYREQCQKIFQTDVTPDAIARSIAAFERTILSGDAPYDRFKAGDTKAMSEQAQRGAKLFFGKANCSACHTGHSFSDFAFHNLGIGMDKDMPDLGRFVVTKIEGDKGAFKTPTLREISRTAPYMHDGRFKTLDEVVDYYDKGGHPNAQLDEEIFELKLTKQEQADLVKFLVEGLTSESYPHVKPPKLPE, from the coding sequence GTGCTCTGTTTTCCATCGATTCGTACTTTGGTTGCCGCCGGTTGCGGACTGGCCTTGTGCTTCGCGCTTGCAAGTTACGCCGGGGCAGAACCTCCTGCGCCCCCCAAGGGACTTGGGGCGATAACCTATCCCGAAAATAATCCGCACACTGCCGAGAAGGTGGAACTGGGCAAACAGCTGTACTTCGACAAGCGGCTGTCGCGCGACAACACCGTCAGCTGTGCGACCTGCCACGATCCGGACAAGGGTTGGTCGAACGGCGACACCTTTGCCACCGGCGTGCGCGGGCAACGGGGCGGCCGCAGTTCGCCAAGCATTGTGAACTCGGCCTATTCCACGCTGCAGTTCTGGGATGGTCGGGCCACGCATCTCGAAGGGCAAGCCCTCGGGCCGATTCAGAACCCGATCGAAATGGATATGACCATCGACGAGGTCGTGGCCAAGTTGAACAAGATCGCCGGCTATCGCGAGCAGTGCCAGAAGATCTTCCAGACCGATGTCACGCCCGATGCCATTGCCCGCTCCATCGCCGCCTTCGAACGAACGATTCTCTCAGGTGACGCTCCTTACGACCGCTTCAAAGCGGGCGACACCAAGGCGATGTCGGAACAGGCCCAGCGCGGCGCGAAGCTCTTCTTCGGCAAAGCGAACTGCTCGGCCTGTCACACCGGTCACAGCTTTAGCGATTTCGCCTTCCACAACCTGGGCATTGGCATGGACAAGGACATGCCCGACCTGGGTCGCTTTGTCGTCACCAAGATTGAAGGGGACAAGGGGGCCTTCAAGACTCCCACGCTGCGAGAAATCTCGCGCACCGCTCCTTACATGCACGACGGCCGCTTCAAAACGCTCGACGAAGTGGTGGACTATTACGACAAAGGTGGCCACCCGAATGCCCAACTCGATGAAGAGATTTTCGAACTCAAGCTCACCAAGCAAGAGCAAGCCGATCTGGTGAAGTTCCTGGTCGAAGGGCTGACCAGCGAATCGTATCCGCACGTGAAGCCACCCAAGTTGCCGGAATAA
- the hisN gene encoding histidinol-phosphatase, with translation MNANSPSAPVSASVPAAELLTEKLQAAVQWAKEAGQLTLTYFQQENYEVERKSDASPVTIADRSAEQLIRGKIAAQYPTDGIVGEEFGISEGTSGWRWILDPIDGTKSFISGVPMYGTMIGLERDGRSWAGVVYIPGLDEGVFAAHGQGCFHFRGAQAPRPTKVSQRKQLSEGLFVTSQADTFRKRDGWQAFEKLQAAAYITRTWGDCYGYLLVATGRAEVMVDPMLNVWDAAAVQPIIEEAGGTFTDWQGVPTIHAGEAIATNGLVQAEVLAITRDSPRLPQ, from the coding sequence ATGAATGCCAACTCGCCATCAGCGCCCGTTAGCGCAAGCGTCCCAGCTGCCGAACTGTTGACCGAAAAACTGCAGGCCGCCGTGCAGTGGGCCAAAGAGGCCGGTCAACTCACGCTCACGTATTTTCAGCAAGAGAATTACGAAGTGGAGCGGAAGAGCGACGCTTCGCCCGTGACGATTGCCGACCGTTCGGCCGAGCAATTGATTCGGGGCAAGATCGCCGCGCAATATCCGACCGATGGCATCGTCGGCGAAGAGTTCGGCATCAGCGAAGGGACTAGCGGCTGGCGTTGGATTCTCGACCCTATCGACGGCACCAAGTCGTTCATCAGCGGTGTCCCCATGTATGGCACCATGATCGGGCTGGAACGAGACGGCCGCAGCTGGGCGGGCGTGGTTTACATTCCGGGTCTCGACGAAGGAGTCTTCGCCGCGCACGGTCAGGGTTGCTTTCATTTTCGCGGCGCACAGGCACCCCGACCGACCAAAGTCTCGCAGCGGAAGCAACTGAGCGAGGGGCTGTTTGTCACTTCGCAGGCCGATACCTTTCGCAAGCGAGACGGCTGGCAAGCGTTCGAAAAGCTGCAAGCGGCGGCTTATATCACGCGCACGTGGGGCGACTGCTACGGCTACTTGCTGGTCGCTACCGGCCGGGCCGAAGTAATGGTCGACCCAATGCTGAATGTCTGGGATGCCGCCGCAGTGCAACCCATCATTGAAGAAGCTGGCGGCACCTTCACCGACTGGCAAGGAGTCCCCACCATTCACGCCGGCGAAGCCATTGCCACCAACGGCCTGGTGCAAGCGGAAGTCCTCGCCATCACTCGCGACTCCCCACGATTGCCGCAATGA
- a CDS encoding right-handed parallel beta-helix repeat-containing protein: protein MKRFKSITLARRQAILLSLAAGGAVLGAWIAIPAEGQAPQPAISRNTPSLAALLQVADGEADASPALQRAIDQSAGAIVLPPGTYLLKKTLVVDLARVGFTSLDGQGVATLKMVGDGPALKFVGTHGGTAAPESVKPGVWQKERAPLVRDLEIIGPKVPDEQTAADGIEADGTMQLTLRGVVIRHVRHAVHLVNRNRNVLIDGCHLYENSGIGVYYDHVNLHQSNISACHISYCRQGGIVNRGGDVRNIHISGCDIEANMPEGEGTAANILLDSTGGSVAEVAIVGCTIQHSMKCANGANIRVLGKATWKRMGKETFEQCGHITIADNVLSDVQTNIELREARGVTITGNTFWQGYKHNLDLENCTQLVIGNNAMERNPLYGYTSEANNTVVLKNCTDCTITALHLHHTLGGKCGLLLEDCRRINLTNSTLLDCQPVAIMLHNVTDSRISDCLIRDDLKPESRAPALVVTGGKGNMVVDNRLVGQVSLDDPKNHHVEGNYTK, encoded by the coding sequence ATGAAACGCTTCAAATCGATCACTCTAGCCAGACGTCAAGCCATTCTGCTGTCGCTCGCTGCTGGCGGTGCCGTGTTGGGTGCATGGATCGCAATTCCGGCCGAGGGACAAGCTCCGCAGCCGGCTATTTCCCGCAACACGCCTTCACTTGCGGCCCTTTTGCAGGTGGCCGACGGCGAGGCCGACGCCTCTCCCGCTTTGCAGCGGGCCATCGATCAATCGGCCGGCGCCATCGTACTGCCGCCGGGGACGTATCTGCTGAAAAAGACGCTCGTCGTCGATCTGGCGCGCGTGGGCTTCACGTCGCTCGATGGGCAAGGAGTGGCGACCTTAAAAATGGTTGGCGACGGGCCGGCCCTCAAGTTCGTCGGCACGCATGGTGGCACCGCAGCGCCAGAATCGGTGAAGCCCGGCGTTTGGCAAAAAGAGCGGGCTCCGCTCGTCCGCGATCTAGAAATCATCGGCCCGAAAGTTCCCGACGAACAAACCGCCGCCGACGGCATTGAAGCCGACGGTACGATGCAGCTTACCTTGCGGGGAGTGGTCATTCGCCACGTCCGGCATGCTGTTCACCTGGTCAATCGCAACCGCAACGTCCTCATTGATGGTTGCCATTTGTACGAGAACAGCGGCATCGGCGTCTATTACGATCACGTCAATCTGCACCAGTCGAACATCAGCGCGTGCCACATCAGCTATTGCCGGCAAGGTGGCATCGTGAATCGCGGCGGCGACGTGCGGAACATTCACATCAGCGGTTGTGACATCGAAGCCAACATGCCCGAAGGGGAAGGGACAGCGGCCAACATCCTGCTCGACTCGACGGGCGGCAGCGTGGCCGAAGTGGCCATCGTCGGTTGCACCATTCAGCACTCGATGAAGTGTGCTAACGGCGCGAATATTCGCGTGCTGGGCAAAGCCACCTGGAAGCGAATGGGCAAAGAGACTTTCGAACAGTGCGGACATATCACGATTGCCGACAACGTCCTCTCCGATGTGCAAACGAATATCGAACTGCGTGAAGCGCGCGGCGTGACCATCACGGGCAATACGTTCTGGCAGGGCTACAAGCACAATCTCGATCTCGAGAATTGCACACAGCTGGTGATCGGCAACAACGCGATGGAGCGGAACCCGCTCTATGGCTACACCTCCGAAGCCAACAACACCGTCGTGCTGAAAAACTGCACCGACTGCACAATTACGGCCCTGCATCTTCATCACACGCTCGGCGGCAAGTGTGGCCTGCTGCTCGAGGATTGCCGGCGGATCAATCTCACCAACAGTACGCTGCTCGATTGCCAGCCTGTCGCAATCATGCTGCACAATGTCACCGATAGCCGCATTTCTGACTGCCTGATTCGCGACGATCTCAAGCCAGAATCGCGCGCTCCCGCCCTCGTTGTGACCGGAGGCAAGGGAAACATGGTTGTCGACAATCGGCTGGTGGGGCAGGTTTCGCTCGACGATCCCAAAAATCATCACGTGGAGGGCAATTACACCAAATGA